One Halarcobacter ebronensis genomic window carries:
- a CDS encoding methyl-accepting chemotaxis protein, whose product MKSISFGNKLLIKVLGVTIVVFATTMFFVAKYSYEAAGEDANTYIKEKADKYANRIKGNIDSSISVVKTLVSEFQEAINYNKKLNDEETIAMLTSVLKNNDQILGLWWSTKEPDVLFNIKEDGKQIHKNWYTEKGEFNPYVTRSKSKIIVQLGSEYNEENIWIKGPKEAGKLFITKPYVYKIDGVDTLMLTVAAPLYKNGEYVGVMGAELELKSFVEMTKDADLYESGYFFILDHYGIVLGHPDNSYIGKTILERTNNSKSYVTVIDKMKENKPYSYSKISNSTGLEATYYSKPFNIKSADVNWGVVVTAPVNEYMGNANHIRNFSIIASIIAFIIIGFIIYLSVRQLKINLDKITNGLNSFFDYLNKESDNTNPITLDSDDEFGQMANRINTNIDKIKKSINEDNILIENVKEIVNRVGEGYLDKKISKNSQTDTLNELKNLFNNMLENLEKLVGTNINILSQTLEKYSERDFTVKLDESRSGIIGKELMNLNKMMTEMLQDNQRDGFSLKGSSDELTRSVHTLSKNATEQAASLEETAASIDEITGNIKHTSEKAQEMLNVSSQTKNSAAEGKKLANGTVSAMDEINETVLNINEAISVIDQIAFQTNILSLNAAVEAATAGEAGKGFAVVAQEVRNLASRSAEAAKEIKELVESATQKASNGKNISAKMIEGFSQLEERIEFTNNLIDDVSNAAKEQTIGMTQIADAMNQLDRFTQENAAIADKTNGIAKETNSIALDVVNNVDKNNFDGKNSVKQNTTPAPKKEKVVEKNVVQKPTVKKDTVIKAKKEDEDEWESF is encoded by the coding sequence ATGAAAAGTATTAGTTTTGGTAATAAACTTCTAATCAAAGTGTTAGGTGTGACAATTGTTGTATTTGCAACAACTATGTTTTTTGTTGCAAAATATTCTTATGAAGCGGCAGGAGAGGATGCAAATACTTATATAAAAGAGAAGGCAGATAAGTATGCTAACCGTATCAAGGGTAATATTGATTCATCTATATCTGTTGTAAAAACTCTTGTTTCAGAATTTCAAGAAGCAATTAATTACAATAAAAAGCTAAATGATGAAGAGACAATTGCAATGTTAACTTCTGTTTTAAAAAACAATGATCAAATACTTGGACTTTGGTGGTCAACAAAAGAACCTGATGTTCTCTTCAATATAAAAGAGGATGGAAAGCAGATTCATAAAAATTGGTATACAGAAAAAGGAGAATTTAATCCTTATGTTACCCGTTCAAAGAGTAAAATAATTGTTCAATTAGGTTCAGAATATAATGAAGAAAATATTTGGATAAAAGGTCCCAAAGAGGCAGGAAAACTCTTTATAACAAAGCCTTATGTATACAAAATTGATGGAGTTGATACTCTTATGCTTACTGTTGCAGCACCTCTTTATAAAAATGGAGAGTATGTAGGTGTAATGGGAGCTGAACTTGAATTGAAGAGCTTTGTAGAGATGACAAAAGATGCAGATTTATATGAGAGTGGATATTTTTTCATTTTAGATCATTATGGAATAGTTTTAGGGCACCCTGATAATAGTTATATTGGGAAAACTATTTTAGAAAGAACAAATAATAGTAAAAGTTATGTGACAGTAATCGATAAAATGAAAGAAAACAAACCATATTCTTACTCAAAAATTTCAAATAGTACCGGATTAGAAGCTACTTATTATTCAAAACCTTTTAATATTAAATCTGCTGATGTAAATTGGGGAGTTGTAGTAACCGCTCCTGTAAATGAGTATATGGGAAATGCAAACCATATTAGAAATTTTTCAATTATTGCTTCTATAATTGCTTTTATAATTATTGGTTTCATTATATATCTAAGTGTAAGACAATTAAAAATAAACCTTGATAAAATAACAAATGGTCTTAACTCTTTTTTTGATTACTTAAATAAAGAATCAGATAATACAAATCCAATCACTCTTGATTCAGATGATGAATTTGGACAAATGGCAAACAGAATCAATACAAATATAGATAAAATTAAAAAATCAATTAATGAAGACAATATTCTAATTGAAAATGTAAAAGAGATTGTTAATAGAGTTGGAGAGGGATATTTAGATAAAAAAATCTCAAAAAATAGCCAAACAGATACATTAAATGAACTGAAAAATCTATTTAACAATATGCTTGAAAATCTTGAAAAATTAGTTGGTACTAATATAAATATATTAAGTCAAACTCTAGAAAAATACTCAGAAAGAGATTTTACAGTTAAACTAGATGAGAGTAGATCTGGAATCATTGGAAAAGAGTTAATGAACTTAAATAAAATGATGACTGAAATGTTACAAGATAATCAAAGAGATGGTTTTTCACTAAAAGGAAGTTCTGATGAATTAACAAGAAGTGTACATACTCTAAGTAAAAATGCAACTGAACAAGCGGCTTCACTTGAAGAGACAGCTGCTTCAATTGATGAAATAACTGGAAATATTAAACACACAAGTGAAAAAGCTCAAGAGATGTTAAATGTCTCAAGTCAAACAAAAAATTCTGCAGCTGAAGGTAAAAAACTTGCAAATGGTACAGTTAGTGCAATGGATGAGATAAATGAAACTGTATTAAATATTAATGAAGCAATCTCGGTAATTGACCAAATCGCTTTCCAAACAAATATTCTTTCATTAAATGCAGCTGTTGAAGCGGCAACTGCAGGGGAAGCAGGAAAAGGTTTTGCAGTTGTTGCCCAAGAGGTTAGAAATCTAGCAAGTAGAAGTGCAGAAGCAGCTAAAGAGATAAAAGAGTTAGTTGAAAGTGCTACACAAAAAGCAAGTAACGGTAAAAATATCAGTGCAAAAATGATAGAAGGTTTCTCTCAACTTGAAGAGAGAATTGAGTTTACAAATAACTTGATTGATGATGTTTCAAATGCGGCAAAAGAGCAAACAATAGGAATGACTCAAATAGCTGATGCAATGAATCAACTTGATAGATTTACCCAAGAAAATGCTGCAATTGCAGATAAAACAAATGGTATTGCAAAAGAGACAAACAGTATTGCTTTAGATGTTGTAAATAATGTTGATAAAAACAACTTTGATGGAAAAAATTCTGTTAAACAAAATACAACACCAGCTCCTAAAAAAGAGAAAGTAGTAGAAAAAAATGTTGTTCAAAAACCAACTGTTAAAAAAGATACTGTAATTAAAGCTAAAAAAGAGGACGAAGATGAGTGGGAGAGTTTTTAA
- a CDS encoding HpcH/HpaI aldolase/citrate lyase family protein: MTHPNEALFESGKSLPIIPACEHFAGSEKLIKKGFEMQKKLGPVFDITCDCEDGAETGKEVEHAQMIVRVVNSDENPYAMAGTRIHDHSHPDWRQDVDILVPGAGEKLAYITLPKSTCYEDAKMQIEYIQKVAKEAGIKREIPIHILIETHGALRDVEQIATLPWLQVLDFGLMDFVSGYQGAIPAINMRSPGQFEHRLIAAAKAKVCQAAIQNHVIPCHNVTLDLKNPYQTYKDAERARSEFGFMRMWSIYPTQVQAIVDAMKPDFTELEAAQNILIKAQDEQWGPIQYDGELHDRATYRYFWELVQRAKFSGTKLLEEAEKRFFA; the protein is encoded by the coding sequence ATGACACACCCAAATGAAGCACTATTTGAATCAGGTAAATCTTTGCCAATTATTCCAGCTTGCGAGCACTTTGCAGGAAGTGAAAAACTTATTAAAAAAGGTTTTGAGATGCAAAAAAAGCTTGGACCTGTATTTGATATTACTTGTGATTGTGAAGATGGAGCAGAAACAGGAAAAGAGGTAGAGCATGCACAAATGATTGTAAGAGTTGTAAACTCTGATGAGAATCCATACGCTATGGCTGGAACTAGAATACATGACCACTCTCACCCAGATTGGAGACAAGATGTTGATATCCTTGTTCCTGGAGCTGGCGAGAAGTTAGCATATATAACTTTGCCAAAATCAACTTGTTATGAGGATGCTAAGATGCAAATTGAGTATATTCAAAAAGTGGCAAAAGAGGCAGGAATAAAAAGAGAGATTCCAATTCATATTCTAATAGAGACTCACGGGGCTTTAAGAGATGTGGAGCAAATAGCAACTTTACCTTGGCTTCAAGTACTTGATTTTGGTCTAATGGATTTTGTATCAGGGTACCAAGGGGCAATCCCTGCAATAAATATGAGAAGTCCAGGGCAGTTTGAACATAGACTAATTGCAGCAGCAAAAGCAAAGGTTTGTCAAGCAGCAATTCAAAACCATGTTATCCCTTGCCACAATGTAACCCTTGATTTAAAAAACCCATACCAAACATATAAAGATGCTGAACGTGCTAGAAGTGAGTTTGGGTTTATGAGAATGTGGTCTATTTACCCAACACAAGTTCAAGCAATTGTTGATGCTATGAAACCAGATTTTACAGAGCTTGAAGCTGCTCAAAATATTCTTATAAAAGCTCAAGATGAGCAGTGGGGACCTATTCAATATGATGGGGAGCTACATGACAGAGCTACATATAGATACTTTTGGGAACTTGTTCAAAGGGCAAAATTCTCAGGAACCAAACTATTAGAGGAAGCTGAAAAAAGATTCTTTGCATAA
- a CDS encoding DUF5718 family protein has product MDKYSINLEDLKDYLGFGVAGNFANHLGEAGEADGFKDIKTEQKDAPKGLFPFYIPKDSSHLGNFPYSTHSINHNNIEKLQVEAEVALLCDFKYKNGKLVDLIPKYFGAFNDCSNRVQDGNKLSTKKNWGDASKGIAPEFIKIDNFEEEGILGKYHIASFVRRDGVLKNYGAISAVKSYSYFFTQLKEWMIKQFNNQPDLGPLEGLPQYLETISKHKGLLIAAGATAYTEFGKKNYLQKGDEIFIYVYNAHFHSFEDIKRDMAGDNIHLSQCSKLYQVVE; this is encoded by the coding sequence ATGGACAAATATAGTATTAATCTTGAAGATTTAAAAGATTATTTAGGTTTTGGTGTTGCAGGAAACTTTGCAAATCACTTAGGTGAAGCAGGTGAAGCAGACGGGTTTAAAGATATAAAAACAGAACAAAAAGATGCTCCAAAGGGACTTTTTCCTTTTTATATTCCAAAAGATAGTTCCCATTTAGGAAATTTTCCTTACTCTACTCATAGTATCAATCATAATAATATTGAAAAACTACAAGTTGAAGCAGAAGTTGCTTTGCTTTGTGATTTCAAATATAAAAATGGGAAATTGGTTGATTTAATTCCAAAATATTTTGGAGCCTTCAATGATTGCTCAAATAGAGTTCAAGATGGAAATAAACTAAGCACTAAAAAAAATTGGGGAGATGCTTCAAAAGGAATAGCTCCTGAGTTTATTAAAATTGACAACTTTGAAGAGGAGGGAATTTTAGGCAAATATCATATTGCTTCTTTTGTAAGAAGAGATGGAGTTTTAAAAAACTATGGAGCAATAAGTGCTGTAAAATCATACTCATACTTTTTTACTCAATTAAAAGAGTGGATGATAAAACAGTTTAATAATCAACCTGATTTAGGACCTCTTGAAGGCTTACCTCAATATTTAGAGACAATAAGCAAACACAAGGGATTATTAATAGCTGCAGGGGCAACTGCATATACAGAGTTTGGTAAAAAAAACTATTTACAAAAAGGTGATGAGATCTTTATTTATGTGTATAATGCACATTTCCACTCTTTTGAAGATATTAAAAGAGATATGGCAGGAGATAATATTCATCTTTCACAATGTAGTAAACTATATCAAGTAGTTGAATAA
- a CDS encoding response regulator — translation MKQLIQIIEDDISVRKLLEISFKEYNFSYISCENRRVAMTMFLSHQPDLIVLDLGLPDGDGKEFIKSIRELSLVPIIVLTARDDESEIVASLDAGADDYMTKPFFVNELLARIRANLRRHSDKEALKEVYEVGELKLDISSRDVILKGELLKLTPIEYDLLKYFIINSNKTLTHKQILEEVWGIGYQNEMQYLRTYVNTLRKKIEINSTRPKLIKSVSGIGYRFSID, via the coding sequence ATGAAACAATTAATACAGATTATTGAAGATGACATATCAGTAAGAAAACTTTTAGAGATAAGCTTTAAAGAGTACAACTTTAGTTATATCTCATGTGAAAATCGCAGAGTTGCAATGACAATGTTTTTAAGCCATCAACCAGATTTGATAGTATTGGATTTGGGGCTTCCTGATGGGGATGGAAAAGAGTTTATTAAAAGTATTAGAGAACTCTCTTTAGTGCCAATTATTGTCCTTACAGCAAGGGATGATGAGAGTGAAATAGTTGCTTCATTGGATGCTGGGGCTGATGATTATATGACTAAACCTTTTTTTGTAAATGAACTTCTTGCAAGAATTAGAGCAAATCTTAGAAGGCATAGTGATAAAGAGGCTCTAAAAGAGGTTTATGAAGTTGGTGAACTAAAGTTAGATATTAGTTCAAGGGATGTAATCTTAAAAGGTGAATTATTAAAATTAACTCCTATTGAGTATGACCTATTAAAATATTTTATTATAAATTCAAATAAAACCCTAACACATAAACAGATATTAGAAGAGGTTTGGGGAATTGGTTATCAAAATGAGATGCAATACTTACGAACGTATGTAAATACTTTAAGAAAAAAAATAGAAATTAATAGCACAAGACCGAAATTGATAAAGTCAGTTTCAGGCATAGGTTATAGGTTTTCAATTGATTAA
- a CDS encoding TrkH family potassium uptake protein, translated as MEYKYVKSIFIGYLLMIFLGGIILALPICHKGDLSFIDSIFTAASAACVTGLSVTSTSENFTLLGDLIILALIQMGGIGYMSLVVIFFIFIKHSLNIDEKRALKLSLELPNLHVISFLKKILLSVLLFELIGAIVLSLQFFKKYDFLDSLWYGVFHSISAFNNAGFSLFSDSFSGFQDDAIILITISFLVIFGGLGYFVLIEIYENRRLSRRYTINTKLMIIGTLILIVAGMILFLSIEWNNPKTFGPLSIYEKILNSFFLSINFRTSGFNSIDIGSLKESSLFFSTLFMMTGAGQGSTAGGMKITTVAILIVTVLYILKESNQQPSIFKRTIEQKVINRALAIIICSSFFVLFATLILVETQNLPFLKILFEVTSAFGTVGLSTGNNGILSFSQQFDTFGKSVIIVMMLAGRLGVFGFGLVLLGKAKTKHYKYPTERIII; from the coding sequence ATGGAATATAAGTATGTAAAATCGATTTTTATTGGCTATCTTTTGATGATTTTTTTAGGTGGAATTATTTTAGCTCTACCTATTTGTCATAAGGGTGACCTTTCCTTTATAGATTCAATTTTTACAGCTGCAAGTGCTGCTTGTGTTACTGGACTTAGCGTAACAAGTACCTCTGAAAACTTCACTTTGCTTGGAGATTTGATAATCTTAGCTCTTATTCAAATGGGTGGAATAGGGTATATGTCTTTGGTTGTAATCTTTTTTATATTTATAAAACATAGTCTAAATATTGATGAAAAAAGAGCTTTAAAACTATCCTTGGAGTTACCAAATCTACATGTAATATCATTTTTAAAGAAGATTCTTCTTTCCGTTCTTCTTTTTGAATTAATAGGCGCCATTGTTCTCTCTTTACAATTTTTTAAAAAGTACGATTTTCTTGATTCTCTATGGTATGGAGTTTTTCATAGTATAAGTGCTTTTAATAATGCTGGGTTTTCACTCTTTTCTGACAGTTTCAGTGGATTTCAAGATGATGCAATTATTCTTATTACAATTAGTTTTTTGGTAATTTTTGGAGGTCTTGGTTATTTTGTTTTAATTGAAATATATGAAAATAGAAGATTATCTAGAAGATATACAATTAATACAAAGTTGATGATTATAGGAACTCTTATATTAATAGTTGCAGGGATGATTCTTTTTTTATCAATTGAGTGGAACAATCCTAAAACTTTTGGTCCTCTAAGCATTTATGAAAAGATTTTAAACTCCTTTTTCCTTTCTATAAATTTTAGAACAAGTGGTTTTAACTCAATAGATATAGGTTCATTAAAAGAGTCTTCTCTGTTTTTTTCAACTCTGTTTATGATGACTGGTGCTGGACAAGGAAGTACAGCAGGAGGTATGAAAATTACTACTGTTGCAATATTAATTGTTACAGTTTTATATATTTTAAAAGAGAGTAATCAGCAACCAAGTATTTTTAAAAGAACTATTGAGCAAAAGGTTATAAATAGAGCTTTAGCTATTATTATATGTTCTTCCTTTTTTGTTCTTTTTGCAACTTTAATTCTTGTAGAGACTCAAAATTTACCCTTTTTAAAGATACTTTTTGAAGTAACTTCTGCTTTTGGTACAGTTGGTTTATCAACAGGGAATAATGGCATATTAAGCTTTTCCCAACAGTTTGATACATTTGGAAAGAGTGTAATAATTGTAATGATGTTAGCTGGAAGACTTGGAGTTTTTGGTTTTGGTCTTGTCCTTCTAGGCAAAGCAAAAACAAAACACTATAAATACCCTACAGAAAGGATAATCATATGA
- a CDS encoding sensor histidine kinase, protein MKLLFSKYKEHKYIVNIFGLLIFITLISHLFRNHLDVINITLLHIIPVIIVAINGKLRSTLLIAFICVILLNFLHIPPLYSFSVHNDYHILSFIFFGVIGGIITYQAKNLDSQKKQNEIRESLLNIISHDLKTPLSTIQGSVNLMLSNSNLDEKSKYSLLEDINYSSQRMKRLITNILDSTRLSNKNIDIKHQWCDFEDILGVALDEFSQMQNDEKLIIKIDELSLFWGDNTLLTQLFINLLDNAFKYSKKGTKIYFEITNYKKHVKIKIFNENEIIDKEKLRSIFDKFYRAEDSNDILGSGIGLSICKSIVKLHNGKIEAIAKNNGISIEVDLPIIKKVRI, encoded by the coding sequence ATGAAATTACTTTTTTCAAAATACAAAGAGCATAAATATATTGTTAATATTTTTGGTCTATTAATCTTTATTACACTTATAAGTCATCTTTTTAGAAATCATTTAGATGTTATTAATATTACTTTATTACATATTATTCCTGTAATAATTGTTGCAATCAATGGAAAATTAAGATCAACTTTATTGATCGCTTTTATCTGTGTAATTCTTTTAAATTTTCTTCATATCCCACCACTATATAGTTTTTCAGTACACAATGATTATCATATTTTAAGTTTTATATTTTTTGGGGTAATAGGTGGAATTATAACTTATCAGGCAAAAAACTTAGACTCTCAAAAGAAACAAAATGAGATAAGAGAGAGTTTGCTTAATATTATCTCTCATGATTTAAAAACTCCACTATCAACAATACAAGGAAGTGTTAATTTAATGCTTTCAAATTCAAATTTGGATGAAAAGAGTAAATATAGCCTTCTTGAGGATATAAACTACTCTTCTCAAAGAATGAAAAGATTAATAACAAATATTTTAGATAGTACAAGATTATCAAATAAAAATATTGATATAAAACACCAATGGTGTGATTTTGAGGATATTTTAGGTGTTGCATTAGATGAGTTTTCACAAATGCAAAATGATGAAAAACTTATTATAAAGATTGATGAACTAAGCCTATTTTGGGGTGACAATACTCTACTAACACAACTATTTATAAATTTGCTAGACAATGCTTTTAAATACTCTAAAAAGGGCACTAAAATCTATTTTGAGATAACAAACTATAAAAAACATGTAAAGATTAAAATTTTTAATGAAAATGAGATTATTGATAAAGAGAAATTAAGAAGTATCTTTGATAAATTTTATAGAGCAGAAGATTCAAATGATATTTTAGGAAGTGGAATTGGTTTGTCAATATGTAAAAGTATTGTAAAACTACATAATGGAAAAATAGAAGCGATAGCAAAAAATAATGGTATATCAATTGAAGTTGATCTGCCAATAATAAAAAAAGTTAGAATATAA
- a CDS encoding MaoC family dehydratase encodes MSKISTKINMGNFFEDFFMGQEIVHPLPRTISEGDVSLYIAFTGSRFALHSSDIVAKELGYEKRPIDDILMFHLTFGKSVQDISLNAIANLGYAEIRFPTSVYVGDTVSMSSTVIGLKENSNGKSGVVYVHSIGKNQRDEEVLNFKRWVMVHKRDTQTLSKISEIPSFKEATPILEKINIPKIDEVNTDATGGKFFFEDYEVGERLNHPEGITIDNSDHTLATKLYQNNAKVHFNDHMMKSSPMGQRLMYGGIIISIARAISFNGLQNAQWVYAINSGAHCNPTYAGDTIYAYTEILEKLEHSREDIGLLRLRTIAVKNQASSEIEQPKDEEGKYLKNVVLDLDYTVIIPKKKTGK; translated from the coding sequence TTGTCAAAAATTAGTACTAAAATAAATATGGGTAACTTTTTTGAAGACTTTTTTATGGGTCAAGAGATAGTTCATCCCTTGCCTAGAACAATTAGTGAGGGTGATGTATCTCTATATATAGCTTTCACTGGTTCTAGGTTTGCCCTACACTCTTCGGATATTGTAGCAAAAGAGCTTGGATATGAGAAAAGACCAATAGATGATATTTTGATGTTTCATCTAACCTTTGGAAAATCTGTTCAAGATATCTCTTTAAATGCTATTGCAAATTTAGGTTATGCGGAGATTCGTTTTCCAACTTCTGTATATGTTGGAGATACAGTCTCTATGAGTTCAACAGTTATTGGATTAAAGGAGAACTCAAATGGAAAAAGTGGAGTTGTATATGTGCACTCTATAGGAAAAAATCAAAGAGATGAAGAGGTATTAAACTTCAAAAGATGGGTTATGGTTCATAAAAGAGATACCCAAACTTTAAGTAAAATTAGTGAAATACCAAGTTTTAAAGAGGCAACTCCTATTTTAGAAAAGATTAATATTCCAAAAATAGATGAAGTTAATACAGATGCAACTGGTGGAAAGTTTTTCTTTGAAGATTATGAGGTAGGAGAGAGATTAAATCACCCTGAGGGTATTACAATTGATAATAGTGACCACACTTTGGCAACAAAGCTTTATCAAAACAATGCAAAGGTGCACTTCAATGACCATATGATGAAAAGCTCTCCTATGGGGCAAAGATTGATGTATGGAGGTATTATTATCTCAATTGCTAGGGCAATATCATTTAATGGTTTACAAAATGCCCAATGGGTATATGCAATAAATAGTGGAGCCCACTGTAATCCAACCTATGCTGGAGATACTATCTATGCTTACACAGAAATTTTAGAGAAACTTGAGCACAGTAGAGAAGATATTGGGCTTTTAAGATTAAGAACTATTGCAGTTAAAAATCAAGCTTCAAGTGAAATTGAACAGCCAAAAGATGAAGAAGGTAAGTACCTAAAAAATGTGGTACTTGATTTGGATTACACTGTAATCATACCAAAGAAAAAAACAGGTAAATAA
- a CDS encoding potassium channel family protein, translating into MKTIAVIGLGKFGFYIAKSMSKLNVKVIAVDNDEKKVQEISEYVDNSFVIDSTSKQALEEVGIYNLNTVIVSIGENIEASILTVMALKDLNNKRIIAKAITNTHGEILAKIGAFKVIYPEKIAGRMLVKKFVDDIPIEEIDISDSIKGVKLVVGDNLVGKTITSIEKEYNNFKIVAYKSSDKWFFCVDSNYKVEKDDQLILLGETKYIDGFYQEL; encoded by the coding sequence ATGAAAACTATTGCTGTTATAGGATTAGGAAAATTTGGATTTTATATAGCAAAGTCAATGTCAAAACTAAATGTAAAAGTTATTGCTGTTGACAATGATGAAAAAAAGGTTCAAGAGATAAGTGAATATGTTGATAACTCCTTTGTTATTGATAGTACGAGTAAACAAGCCTTGGAAGAGGTGGGAATATATAATCTTAACACAGTAATTGTAAGTATAGGTGAGAATATTGAAGCAAGTATTCTAACCGTAATGGCGCTAAAAGATCTGAATAATAAAAGAATTATTGCAAAAGCTATTACAAATACCCACGGGGAGATTCTTGCTAAAATCGGTGCATTTAAAGTTATCTATCCTGAAAAAATTGCAGGAAGGATGTTGGTTAAAAAATTTGTGGACGATATACCTATTGAGGAGATAGATATTAGTGATAGCATAAAAGGTGTTAAACTAGTTGTTGGGGATAATTTAGTTGGAAAAACAATTACAAGTATAGAAAAAGAGTATAACAACTTTAAAATTGTAGCTTATAAAAGTAGTGACAAGTGGTTCTTTTGCGTTGATTCAAACTACAAAGTAGAAAAAGATGATCAACTCATTTTACTTGGAGAGACAAAATATATAGATGGTTTTTATCAAGAGTTATAA